One region of Azoarcus sp. CIB genomic DNA includes:
- a CDS encoding HAD domain-containing protein, whose amino-acid sequence MIVFLDFDGVCHPHFVRPGDQFIDWPRLEAVLVEHPHVELVVSSSWRTISAAEWDDEVPESLRRRVVGRTPVIQRPLRARYPLDYEPEPVRFWEIVKYLKATRQLHRPWVALDDDETVFPRGCPNLILCADGFRDDEERRLRAALREVLR is encoded by the coding sequence ATGATCGTTTTTCTCGATTTTGACGGCGTCTGTCATCCACATTTCGTGCGTCCTGGCGACCAATTTATTGATTGGCCGCGGCTCGAAGCCGTCCTCGTCGAGCATCCGCATGTCGAGCTTGTCGTGTCCTCGTCCTGGCGCACGATCTCGGCTGCCGAATGGGATGACGAGGTGCCAGAATCGCTACGCCGGCGCGTCGTCGGCCGTACGCCTGTCATCCAGCGCCCTCTGCGGGCGCGGTATCCGCTCGATTACGAGCCGGAGCCTGTGCGATTTTGGGAGATCGTCAAGTACCTCAAGGCGACGCGGCAACTCCACCGCCCCTGGGTTGCGCTGGATGACGACGAGACCGTGTTTCCGCGGGGCTGCCCGAACCTCATCCTGTGCGCCGACGGCTTCCGTGACGACGAGGAGCGCCGGTTGCGGGCTGCGCTGCGCGAGGTGCTGCGATGA
- a CDS encoding MbcA/ParS/Xre antitoxin family protein — protein sequence MIFRDQRERDQPRLVEVRELGPEGFDASAWRGAWLDQANLALAGKRPAEHLDTNEGGQIVQRLLAQMESGAYA from the coding sequence TTGATCTTCCGCGACCAGCGCGAGCGAGATCAGCCGCGGCTCGTCGAAGTCCGTGAACTCGGTCCCGAAGGTTTCGATGCCAGTGCATGGCGCGGCGCTTGGCTCGATCAGGCCAATCTCGCTCTCGCCGGCAAGCGCCCCGCGGAGCACCTGGACACGAACGAAGGGGGCCAGATCGTGCAGCGACTGCTCGCGCAGATGGAGAGCGGAGCCTACGCGTGA
- the yhhA gene encoding YhhA family cyclophane-containing RiPP (triceptide-type peptide natural product; maturases include a radical SAM/SPASM enzyme and a 2OG-Fe(II) oxygenase), whose translation MTSSTMQQPQYEDIDQKSDVRDAIARGTHTNPVMQRLQTRILKSADASEVITSYDRMHHRHNRS comes from the coding sequence ATGACTTCGAGCACGATGCAGCAACCGCAATACGAGGATATCGACCAGAAAAGCGATGTGCGTGACGCGATCGCCCGTGGCACGCACACCAATCCTGTCATGCAGCGCCTCCAGACCCGGATCTTGAAGAGCGCGGACGCCAGTGAGGTCATCACGAGCTACGACCGGATGCACCACCGCCACAACCGCTCATAG
- a CDS encoding metallophosphoesterase has product MKILVASDIHLEFGERWMPPDIDYDVLVLAGDIHVGTRGFSLYRGWMDRWMIYVAGNHEFYGQNMPATVRQLQGLGAEAERVGSFYLEKSSTEIDGVRFLGCTLWTDFCLFGGDRQAEAMAVAEETMADYAKIIVAKDGPTKVKLAPRDTLRFHERARDWLTRELAKPHDGPTVVVTHHAPSIHSIAPRFCDDLVSAAYASNLEPLIEEFQPAAWIHGHSHVACDYHIGATRIVANPRGYPGETYVGFRPRLIVEV; this is encoded by the coding sequence ATGAAGATCCTTGTCGCCTCCGACATCCATCTGGAATTCGGCGAGCGGTGGATGCCGCCCGATATCGATTATGACGTCCTCGTTCTGGCCGGAGATATTCACGTCGGCACGAGGGGGTTCTCGCTATATCGGGGGTGGATGGACCGCTGGATGATCTACGTCGCGGGCAACCACGAGTTCTACGGCCAGAACATGCCCGCGACAGTGCGCCAGTTGCAGGGCTTGGGCGCGGAAGCCGAGCGCGTCGGGTCGTTCTACCTCGAAAAAAGCAGTACCGAGATCGACGGAGTGCGCTTTCTCGGTTGCACGCTCTGGACGGATTTCTGCCTTTTTGGCGGCGATCGACAGGCCGAGGCGATGGCCGTAGCTGAGGAGACTATGGCTGACTACGCCAAGATCATCGTTGCCAAGGACGGCCCGACCAAGGTCAAGCTCGCACCCCGGGACACGCTGCGTTTTCATGAGCGCGCGCGCGACTGGCTCACCCGCGAACTGGCCAAGCCGCATGACGGCCCGACCGTCGTCGTTACGCATCATGCGCCGTCGATCCACTCGATCGCGCCGCGCTTTTGTGATGATCTCGTATCGGCCGCCTACGCGAGCAATCTCGAGCCGCTAATCGAGGAGTTCCAGCCTGCGGCGTGGATCCATGGGCATTCGCACGTAGCCTGCGACTACCACATCGGTGCGACACGGATTGTCGCAAACCCACGCGGCTACCCGGGCGAGACGTATGTTGGTTTCCGGCCGCGGCTGATCGTGGAGGTCTGA
- a CDS encoding metallophosphoesterase: MKTPRLHILSDLHLETGPYEIPADLEYDILIAAGDIGPPALSVPWLIATGKPVVYIMGNHEHWETDLGEALAEAKRLAAGTQVHVLEREDVVVQGLRFLGCTYWSDIGRGNRWLRGKAKTRDYQRIRIAAWLAKNESRVRKLLSRAGGYQPGDEKCERAYASIARSGLFVHETSMLEHADAVRWLGRKLMSSFDGPTVVVTHHSPTYESLRRFKSARELDYLDPRHFKPRSKIFGRVSDRDTATRIGCYASEDSRLLRRHADRIALWVHGHLHEGMDFVAQGVRVICNPRGYCEMPPDERCALLRVFGYDSLASEQMVAQDRVDFAQNPYRGDAFEFQRRLVVGLVRRDHA, encoded by the coding sequence ATGAAAACACCGCGACTTCATATCCTCAGCGATCTGCACCTCGAAACGGGACCCTACGAGATCCCCGCAGATCTCGAGTACGACATCCTGATCGCAGCCGGCGACATCGGGCCGCCTGCGTTGTCGGTGCCGTGGCTGATCGCGACCGGCAAGCCGGTCGTCTACATCATGGGGAATCATGAGCACTGGGAGACCGACCTCGGCGAGGCTCTGGCCGAGGCCAAGCGGCTTGCGGCCGGTACCCAGGTGCACGTCCTCGAGCGCGAAGACGTCGTGGTCCAGGGCTTGCGGTTTTTAGGCTGCACCTACTGGTCCGACATCGGCCGCGGCAACCGCTGGCTCCGTGGTAAAGCCAAGACACGCGACTATCAACGCATCCGAATCGCGGCATGGCTCGCGAAAAATGAGTCCCGTGTGCGTAAGCTGCTGTCGCGCGCCGGCGGCTACCAGCCGGGTGACGAAAAATGCGAGCGAGCTTACGCGTCGATCGCGCGGAGTGGCCTCTTTGTGCACGAGACATCGATGCTTGAGCATGCCGACGCCGTGCGCTGGCTGGGACGAAAACTCATGTCGTCGTTCGACGGCCCGACCGTCGTCGTCACTCATCACTCGCCGACGTATGAGTCACTGCGCCGGTTCAAGAGCGCGCGTGAACTGGACTACCTGGATCCGCGGCATTTTAAGCCGCGATCAAAAATTTTCGGCCGGGTCAGCGATCGCGATACCGCGACCCGGATCGGTTGCTACGCGAGCGAGGATAGCCGGCTACTGCGTCGACATGCGGATCGAATCGCGCTGTGGGTACACGGGCATCTGCACGAAGGCATGGATTTCGTCGCCCAAGGCGTGCGCGTGATTTGCAATCCGCGCGGATACTGCGAGATGCCGCCAGACGAGAGGTGCGCGTTGTTACGAGTGTTCGGGTATGACTCGCTCGCGAGTGAGCAGATGGTTGCGCAAGACCGGGTCGATTTTGCACAGAATCCGTATCGGGGCGACGCGTTCGAGTTCCAGCGCCGCCTCGTTGTCGGTCTAGTGCGCCGCGATCACGCGTAG
- the yhhB gene encoding cyclophane-forming radical SAM/SPASM peptide maturase YhhB, translating to MAVLADEVQLTSFLVKVASRCNLDCDYCYIYHHADQSWRSMPRLLSSENREAFASKLASYLGHAGIRRSVVVFHGGEPLLMGCAELVAFAAQLREAVGAGVQLDIGMQTNGLLLTREAIDQLSGANIGISLSLDGPKEANDLHRTSRRGRSSFEQTYRALRLLRSAPDVFAGVIAVIDPRTPPRQLLEFFDEQQVPRLDFLLPDAHHLRLPPGRLEQPDVYEKWLVEAFDLWFDEHSSLQVRTFEALLDAVAGMPSQTDAFGFGDVSLITVETDGTYHDLDVLKVVAQGATRLGGSVRDTPISDVAASPALAAHRALLKKDGLCAICHSCDVVDVCGGGSVPHRYGVNGFNNPTVYCKEMRTLIRHAQARITESLELAKPSATTGHYGRDLGEFEHAETSTEAVASLWASAISDQSAGLRRALLWLQGSCSGSRESEAARALLDSTSAIDLLAQRPGAIAWSNAMLAIEAGRPVSAVDGSVLHRDARYAQWMFARLHGSPEESPEVHANDAWLRRPFGNAIHFEDQEVLPAAEPLLYEALSILHAWRPAIVKELKRICRAVQFIRDPAADPDKIVSFSDNAVPGALYVSVMQRDRLIDAYDLADSLLHEYRHQKLYLLERLAPVVEPTTCKVVSPWRQDLRPPSGLFHAVFVFVELRRFWKHVRSLNLDRLNTRAENQLMDTDARLSEAFLTLARCPLTATGRSLAAVLEAAARE from the coding sequence GTGGCTGTTCTGGCTGACGAGGTTCAACTCACCTCGTTCCTTGTCAAGGTCGCATCCAGGTGTAACCTGGATTGCGACTACTGCTACATCTACCACCATGCGGATCAGAGCTGGCGGTCGATGCCTCGACTGCTTTCGTCCGAAAATCGTGAGGCGTTTGCGTCGAAGCTGGCGTCATACCTCGGGCACGCCGGAATACGACGTTCCGTCGTTGTCTTCCATGGTGGCGAACCCCTGCTCATGGGTTGCGCTGAACTCGTGGCTTTCGCGGCTCAGCTTCGCGAAGCGGTAGGGGCTGGCGTGCAATTGGACATCGGCATGCAGACCAATGGCCTTTTGCTCACGCGAGAGGCAATAGATCAGCTCTCGGGCGCCAACATCGGCATTTCGTTGAGCCTGGATGGCCCTAAGGAGGCGAACGATCTGCATCGGACGTCTCGTCGTGGCCGGTCAAGTTTCGAGCAGACCTATCGGGCCTTGCGGCTGTTGCGAAGCGCGCCGGACGTGTTCGCCGGAGTAATTGCAGTCATCGACCCTCGGACGCCTCCGCGCCAGTTGCTGGAGTTCTTCGACGAGCAGCAGGTGCCGCGGCTGGACTTCCTGTTGCCGGACGCGCATCACCTGCGCCTGCCGCCGGGGCGGCTCGAACAGCCGGATGTCTATGAGAAATGGCTCGTCGAGGCCTTTGATCTCTGGTTCGATGAACACTCAAGTCTGCAGGTCCGCACCTTTGAGGCGCTTCTTGACGCCGTGGCGGGTATGCCTTCGCAGACTGATGCGTTTGGCTTCGGCGATGTGAGCCTCATCACGGTCGAAACTGACGGCACCTACCATGACCTGGACGTGCTCAAGGTGGTGGCGCAGGGCGCGACTCGGCTGGGCGGCAGCGTGAGGGACACGCCCATTTCAGATGTTGCGGCCTCGCCTGCTCTGGCCGCCCATCGCGCACTGCTGAAGAAGGACGGCTTGTGCGCCATTTGCCACAGTTGCGACGTTGTCGATGTGTGCGGTGGCGGTTCCGTCCCGCACCGGTATGGAGTGAACGGTTTCAATAACCCGACGGTCTACTGCAAGGAGATGCGCACGCTGATTCGTCATGCGCAGGCGCGTATTACCGAGTCGCTCGAGCTGGCGAAGCCCTCCGCCACCACGGGGCACTACGGCCGCGACCTAGGTGAGTTCGAGCACGCTGAAACCTCCACGGAGGCCGTTGCCAGCCTCTGGGCCAGTGCGATCTCGGACCAGTCCGCTGGACTGCGACGAGCGCTGCTTTGGCTCCAGGGCTCCTGCAGCGGCTCCAGGGAGTCTGAGGCGGCAAGAGCGTTGCTTGATTCGACGTCCGCCATTGATCTCCTCGCACAGAGGCCTGGCGCGATCGCATGGAGCAACGCCATGCTGGCGATCGAAGCTGGCCGCCCAGTGAGTGCCGTTGATGGAAGTGTGCTTCACCGGGACGCGAGATATGCACAATGGATGTTCGCCCGGCTACACGGTTCGCCTGAGGAGTCGCCTGAAGTCCACGCGAACGATGCCTGGCTGCGCCGCCCCTTTGGCAACGCTATCCATTTCGAGGACCAGGAAGTCCTGCCTGCTGCAGAGCCGCTGCTGTACGAAGCGCTTAGTATCCTGCATGCATGGCGTCCGGCCATCGTAAAAGAGCTGAAAAGGATCTGCCGGGCGGTCCAGTTCATCAGGGACCCAGCCGCTGATCCGGACAAGATCGTATCCTTCAGCGACAACGCGGTACCTGGCGCGCTCTATGTCTCGGTGATGCAGCGGGACAGGCTGATAGATGCCTACGACTTGGCGGACTCCCTCCTCCATGAGTACCGCCATCAGAAGCTCTATCTGCTGGAGCGGCTTGCGCCTGTGGTCGAGCCGACAACGTGCAAGGTGGTCTCGCCCTGGCGCCAAGACCTGCGACCGCCGTCAGGACTCTTCCATGCCGTTTTCGTGTTTGTCGAGCTACGCCGTTTCTGGAAGCACGTTCGCTCGTTGAACCTGGACCGGCTGAACACGCGTGCCGAGAATCAGCTGATGGATACCGATGCCCGTTTGAGCGAAGCGTTCCTTACACTGGCCAGATGCCCTCTGACAGCTACGGGCCGCTCGTTGGCAGCTGTGTTGGAAGCCGCTGCACGGGAGTAG